The Nicotiana tomentosiformis chromosome 2, ASM39032v3, whole genome shotgun sequence genome includes the window CATACTCGTCAACGTCCCCTCAAGGATACTACATTTCTAGATGGCCTTCACCAGCTCACCATCCTTCTCTTTCAACTCGTCCCGAAGGGCCATATGCCTTCACGAAATCGCCTGCAAAGATCTCGATACTTGCCACAATACTCAAAATACTTATATttcaatttcataaatatttctttATGCCTCTTCTCCCTCCAGGCGCTCTCAATCTCCAAAATCATCGTCTGCAATcataaaaaggaaagagaaaaaagaagTCAGAACAAAAGACGCCCTGAAAAATACAACAAAAAAATGAAGAGAAAAGAGGTTGAAGCACAAACACTCACCCTAAGAGCAAGACCAGCAATGCTCCTCGACAAAGCACCATCATGTATTTATTTAAGGGTCTTACCCTCTATATCATAATAGAGAGGGCCAAGGGCAGGGACTATCTCCTCGGTGTTTTTGGGGATCACGATAGTCCTCATAGACCCCTCCAACCTTATCTCAAGCTGGGTAAGCCATTCATCCATCATCCTCAGGTCATCCGCATCAACGTCAGAACTTGATTCATCGCCCTTCTCAGCGACGCTTTTGCCTTCTCATTGGCCGGCAAAGAGGTATATGTAGCTGTTCGAGAAGTCGATGCCTCCTATCACCGTGAAATGTTAAGAACATCAGCAGTCGTCCCTTCAGTTTCCACCACCGCAGAAGGAAGATACACATCCATATCGTCTGCTCCCGACCTCGGAACTTCGGGACTAGGCTCAATATCATCTCCCACAAAAATGGTCGTCGTCTCACGTAACAAAAAGTCCCCTTCCGTCGTATCAATGTCCCAGATGACTCTATCACCAACATCCACGGACCTCCTCTTTCGAGGTAGGAGATCTCCATCGCTAGGCAAAGGTTCATCGTCCTCTTCGATGAGAGAATACAAAGGAGAAGCCAAAGTCTCCACGGCCAAAGTAGGAACAAATTCGGAAGCAGCGACAGAGGAAACTGGAACGAAGATAGGATCAGCCGCAGTCGAAATAGGGATAGAAACTCAGGGTGTAGTAGCCTTCCTCTTCCGGAATGAGGGCGCGGGAGCTCTTGACTTCCTCGTAGACCCCCTGGCCAAAGCTAGAGAAAAATAGAAAAAGGGAAAATCAGCGAAGGAAAATGAACAAAGAAATCAAGACGATGATGGTAAAAAGGAAATTACCAGTCGAAAGGGAGAGCAAGCCCGAATTTCTTGAAAAAAATTGGCCATTCACGAATCCCTATGATGTAAGGGAAGATCCGCTTGATCCAGTCAGAAATATGAGCGTCCAAAGGAGGAGGCAATGTCTTGACTGCAAAAGAAGAAGGCGGGAAGTCAAAATTCAGGACCAAACTCGGGGGAGAAACCAAAGTACTTATAAGTATAATTCCAAGCCTCAAGGAAGTCATCGACATTGGGCACAACGTCCTCGGTTCTGACAAAAAATAAGTTAAACCAGACTTGACGACTGGCcttgtcgtccatcttcaccatCAAGCATTTGCCCCCTCGATGGTGAAGGTTCGGCATCGTTCCCCTGTAAAATCTGGGAGCAAACAGATGAATTAAATGTCATTGTGTTAGTTCGATCCCGACCAGCTCAGCAAACTTAGTGAGCATCTTTATAGCTTTATAGACGTACGGAGCGAGCTGAGCAAGACAAACGTCATAGTGACGACAGAAATCTTCCACCAGTGGAAGGAGGGGAAAAGAATATccaacttggaaggcgtaggcgtAGAGGGCACAATACCCAGGACGGTAAACCCGTACCGTATCCCCCTAGGTCGGGATCAACTTGATATGATTGGGAAGGCCGAATTTAGCCTTAAGTTTCGCCAATTCCTTCATCGTCATCACTAACCGAAAAGCTCCAGGTGCGGCCTCACGTGATTTGGTGAAATCGGATCTGGAATCAGGATTGCGTGAGACTATCTCCTCCATCGACGGGAAGGTTTCCTCCTCATCGATGGCAGGAACGCTCTCCCCATGGGAGGGGAACACCACTGCCAGGGAGCAACACGACTCCCCTCTCCAGCCTCAGAAGGAATGTTAGACATGATTCAATTAAGGAAGGAGAATAACAGACAAGAGGAAATGAAGAACAAGGTAAGTCGCTGAAACAGGGAAGAGAAATTCGGataagaagagagcaagagaaAGGTATGGGATTTTGAAGCGTTAGAAGATTTAAAACTCCACAATTGCGTTCAAAGACCTCTATTTATAAAGGTCATGGCACCAAAACTGAAAACGACTCATCATGATTGGCACCGGAACCTAAGCGGCAGATCTAATCAAAAGTCACATGCAAAACAAAACGACGTATCGAGAATGTGCGTCATAATGACGTATGACATCATGGCGTCATCCTAACTCGTGGATAGTGTAACTCCAACCAATTGCCCGGgaaatatgaagtatttgaaatGTGTGGCCCATAGAGGGCCACGTTACCCGGTCGCCGCAATAACCATGACTTACGCAGTCCGCTTGATTAGCTCGACCACCAACAACGCGATCTACTCATCGAACTCTTCCGTGAAGCCGGCCTCAATAAGctgagggactaactgtatgggtcaaaatctatctctAGAATATAAGTCAAAATGACATCGGTAAAGCATCTCCAGGTCGACATGGGTCGGAGTGATCTAATCAACAATGAAGGTCGTGATCGGAGAGTCATCAAGGAtcaaggtcgaggtcgagcacccTTGATATagttataacggctagtttcaAGATATGATATAAAAGAGCATATTCTGGTGGATATTCTTTGCACTTATACCATTAGGGTTTTtaggaacatgttccctataaatagaaagagacacaatgataggggacatgcgagattcatttgtaaaatatacTTTGCCTTTAAAGGAGAGAATCGGATCTTATTGCAAGGATACAAACACAACTTTTTCGTTAAGATTCTTGTCTACGCTTTTCCACTAGACCCGAGAATAACTCATATATTCAAAGGATTGTccatcactcatcattgtcagaaaaaACATTCACGGATTCCATCCTTTCTTGGGTGACTCATTCAttatatttacttaaatgtcatttattgttattcgaTAATATTTAATGCTACATTACTTCCTTTGACTTTTTAAGTATTGATTGTATGTTGTTGCCACTATTAAAATATATCTACGTAGAATTTATTGCACTTCTGAGAACTTCATCTTTGACatattattgttaactaagaTTGACCCTCATTTACAAAAATTTAATtagttgaaccaagatctatatttttttgTCAAACAAATGTGTTGTATCATCACTTTATTATCAAATGTTATTGGAATGAGTTTATTCTTTTATATTCATATGTCAATATCTGTTAAATTCTTatttctttttcgaatttgaaatggtatttcgataattttaaaattaaatagaacatatcattatttaggttttatattgatttttatatttagttattaaatttggttaaccttgaaagtgtacaccaacgaaaaattattgttagacggctaagaaaataactatcatgtgttaataaaaatattctcccataagaatatttaatAGATCATGTCTGTcagattttttaaatttttactaaacatacaATTACTTATCAAAACATTATATAaaactttaacaaagtaagaatgaaataatatttatgtaataaaaaaacccgaaaaaactGGCAAAACTGAACCAATCCAAAGCAATATAGTTAATTtcgtttgattttgataaaaatcgatcAAACtcgttccatgtacacccctagctTCAATTACTAATTAATCGTCATATATAAGTTTTAAAAGGAACCCAAGCTACAAGATTAGATGAGGAACTGCCATTACATCATATTAGCCGATCTATAATACAAAATGGACATGGACTTAAGACCTATAACATAATTTGTCTCTAATCAACCTGTAGATCATCGAAGACGAGTGGAACCACAATTCACAATTGCAAGCTTTCGAACTTTGGTGGGTCTCCGAGATCATTTCGATGACATATGTTGAAGGGATATCTATTTAATTCGATTATTGCGTAAAATCCGTGGTAGCAACAGAACTGGAAAAGTATACAAAAAAGACAGTTCTTTTCTATTATATTAGTATTTTCTATTATATTAGATATATGAGACTATTATATTAGATTAATACTAGTTAGTGATCCCGACTTAGTGAGTCTGATGAAATGTTGGCAGCAGTGCTATATTTTGTCTCTGTGGACCGAGGAGAAAAGAAGATCGACCGGAAGAGGAGTGTACCAAGAGAGAAGCAAGAACCTCTTTCAAATATACAACATGGAGTGTGTGCTGCAAATGCTACCAGTGTGTGGAGCATGTAGCCAGGGGATGATTGTCAGTTGGGCCACGGACCATCCCGTCTGTGGCACGACTCGCTAAGATGCATTTTGCATAAGAAATTAAATACTCCATTTTTACTTTCCTAGTACTCTGAACCCATTTTTCAAATCAGAAGTTAAAAAATTCCATGGCAAACCTATAAAATTAGTCCAGCACTCCAGCAGGCCTCCAACACATAATAGAaggaatcactcactcaactacctTGGAAATTCTTGTGCGGGAACAGTCAGCGCATTACCTTTTCTCTTCTGAAATCCGTAGTGCTATTTATAGGTTTTTCAAGTCATCCTAATGATGGAAACTAAGGGGACGTACAATAAAGCATAGGCTTATATATACTTAGCTCCCCTAGTAAATCATATTCTGGCCTGCATTCAACTCAAAACGGCACATTCAGATCACCTTTCTTCCTTTAATTACATTCCTGCTGATTCTCAAGGTACCTACGTATAAACGCTCCTTGCTTTTTGAATCGTTTTTTCTCTGTTTTTCTGTTGTTACCTGTTCCATGGTAGTCCTCCAATGGTTGTTGACTTGTTTCAGGAAAGATAGCTAAAACTAATTTCTCTGAAGATGAACAAGAGTTGATAATCATGTACAATTTGGCTGGAGAGAGGTTTCGTCATCTCATTTTCCATGTTCATATTTACTGTTTTTACTATTGTTAAAGTCCGTCCGTTTGTAAAACTAATGATAATTGGTAGTCATCATTTTTCATCATCAGATTCAGGTGGTTGCTTATAGCTGGGGGAATCCCCGGGAGAAGTGCAGAGAAGATTGAGAAGTACTGGAATCCTCTCCTCTACCAGTCAATAAACGGTGTCATTGATATGTCCTGAATTGGTCATTTTGTTTTCCACGAGTCATTGCTAATAATAAAGGCTAATCTAAGTAATTTTTTAGTTCCTTTGCTATTTATCAACTGCAAACAAGATTCAAACCATCCGGGTTGCTCAGAACGATCTAAATTAGTTACAGAACTAAGAGCACTGCCCTTTAACCTTTCAGGATACGTATCAATGACAATCCAACCTTTTGTCAATACAATGGACAGTGGGCGAAAGGTAGGAGAGACCAAAGCACAAAAGAATCAATTGTGAAGACTGtctgatttttttaatatttttttttttattggtaGTGAAGACTGACTGAAATTAATGTTTCCAAAGATCAATTTCTAGCAACTCAATCACTGCAGCTCTTTAAGTATTATACAGAATTAACTGCTTCTCATCACATTTGATAGCATTCACAAAGAAAGAACAGTTCTCTAGGATAAGAGTGCTGAGGTAACAGCCAAGTTAGATCGTTCATGTCCACATCATACATTGCTCTGTTTGTATAACTTGGTGTCAAGAACTTGCTTTCCACACATTGCACATACTCCTGCACAAGAAGAACACTTCAGAGAGAACACAAGGAAACGTTACAATGATATAAATCATTTGCAATTCCAAACTACTCTTCATTACCTTTACTATAAGCACAGGTATGACAGTACTTGCCATCTTGATGTACTTGTTGCTTGCAAATCATGCACTTTGTATTTCCATAAGGTGTCCACCTGCAATACAGCCAGTTCTCTGGTAAGACAATGTCAAGAGCATGGCAAATGCCCAAGACTAACCATAATCAAAGTGCAGTCGTACAAAGCATTTTATTCAACGCAACAAATTACCATAGGATGCTGATAACTAAAGAATGATATTTGTTGCATTAACACAAACACAAGCACTTTAGAGCACTAAGTGCGGAAATGGCTCAACATAACTCATTGCAAtttgaatagaagaaaatgacCCTACAAAGATctcttgtattttattttagatCTCCTACGTGTAGAAATAAAGACCTCCTAGGAGATTTGACGTAAAACTAAAAAGATTGTAACTGACAACAAAACCAATTGACCCCCTCTAGTTCAGCTAGCTGCTTATTACTTTTAGTATTGCAACACAATGATTTCTGGCTTGTCATTTGAGATTTCTAAAACTTCTATTCATTTTGTGGTCTAAAAGAAGCCTACTTGATCCAATACTCTTTGCTAGTTGGTAAATTGCATTCTTTCTCTTGCTCCACGAGCGGGGCTCCATCAGTAATTCCATGTCTCATACAAAGAAACTCCCGGAGAATCACATTGTCCTATTTGTGCTTTTATAAACAAAAATTATTACTACTAAATAAATGCGCAGCTGTTCGATTTCGAGCTCATGACCCTTGGATTGATGATGAACATTGTCGAATACTTAAGTCAGGAAAATAGCGAAGTTCTAAATAATACAGAAGAACATCTGAATGAGCTACAGTCTTATCCACAGAATCTTATTATGGAATAATGGGGAAAAAATCACGAGTAACGAAATTTGATGCAATGACCAACAAAACCTACAGAAAGAACACTAAAATGTTTACCCAAGATGGTTTTCCCATTATCAACCTAAGCCATTGGCCTACACACAAAAATTGAAATATAATAACTAATCATTTCTCATGGTCTTTATAAATTCTTTTATTATAATTACCAATAACAGAGCCTTCCAGAACCACAGCGCTTCAGCATCTCAAGATTTTAGAAGAGAAGCAAAGGTAGTTAATCATCACATTGCACAAACAATCtccggaaaaagaaaaaaaaatttactGAGGGCATACAAgtaaataaaaagacaaaaaggcATCTTTTTTGCTACTTAAAAGTAAGGTGAATCACAACTATTCATAGTTAAAACTATTTCGAAAAATCATAGTCAAATGGTTAAACATTTGAATTTGTCCTTTTTGTGGTTTGAGTTGCATTTTGATGTCATGATCCAGAAAttcttttttgctttattttCAATATGCCACTATTCCCCCACTCATCTCTCACAAAATTAATGCCGGTCTCAGCTAAGGGACTATCTTCACCAATCTTGTGTAGGGAAGGGGTTTTGAAATCAAACTAGCTAATGGACTACAACCACAACTCAACCCTGACATGCAAGAATTTTGAAAGTGATGTGAGTACTGACCACTATCATCAAACCCTACACTCCAGCATCACAAACTTTTCAAACTCAACGGTTATAACGAAAGAAGGATTTACAAGATAAACTTTTCAACATCGTTTCTGTGTTAATAGCCCAATTCAATTAGTCTCCCTCTCCCTTTTTCCCTAGTAAAACGAGTCTCAACAAACCGGCATCACTCTTAAATCAGAAATTCCTACACGAAAGCAAGCATATTATCTCTGTTAGTTTCTTTTCCTCTTACAATTGGTCGAAGGTGAATAACAAATAATACTCAAGGAGCTCACTATCAAGACGATGAGTATAAGTAATGAGTTTAAGTTCTATGTATGGATGGCGTAAAAAATATTTAGGCAACAATTATAAGGTAATTACAGGCACGTCTTTATGATAATCAGTAATTGGTTATCTGGTAAAAATAGGAGCTAACCTGGTAAATCCATAAAGTGATTAGCCAAAAAAAGAACAATTAATGAAAAAGTAACCTTTTTTTCTTGGAGAGGAGTTTGTTCTCGTTAATCTTACGGCCGCCGCCTTCAGTAGTGTTACTGGCACCTTCTTTCCATTTATCAGGCACAATTACCTTCGACAACTTCTTCTCACCTGCAGAATACAAATTTACCAAACCCTAGGTCTAAGTCAATTGTACCAGAAATTGCTTGGGTAAAAGCATGCATTTAACATAAGAGAAGCTAAtgaagaaatttggggaaaaagaGAAGAATTTACACCACTTACACTTTTCGCAAACCATAATTGCACTTCGCGAGTTTGATCGATTGAAAGTAAGCGCGCAGAAAGAGAATTTCCAATAGCGGCCAAATTCGTATTTGGGGAAGAAAAGGAAAAACTGATGAGAGAGATGGGTATTTATCTATGGAGACGGTGCGGTTGAGCTCACAGGGAAATATATGGAGTCGCGCATAACAGCCGCCCGATTAAATACTTGAGCAGATGAAAATACTATTTACTCCTTCAgctttgttttgttttgttttttcttgTAATATTATTGCGACTAGCATAGTtttttcataaaatttttaataactttacaacaacaacaaacaaaaaAGAATCAGTGCAATCTCACACGTAGAGTCTGGGGAGTATAATATGTACGCAAACTTTACTCCTGCCTTATAAAGAAAAAGAGGtaccctcggctcaagaatagTGAAAAGGACACAATAAACAAATAGTAACAATGACGAGGAAATAAGATAACAGAAACAAACAGCACAACATGTAATAGCAAAGAAACTAGGAATACGAAACTATGAGAGAAGTGCAAAAACTACCGGCAATAATGCCACATCATCTAACAACAAGGAACTCGGAATAGGAGAATACAAGACTAGTACTAATACTACTAGTACAACTAGAAGAGACTCTCAACTACATGTCAACCCacaaccctaatcctcgacctcaaCACCCCCTatcgagggtcatgtcctcggtaactGAAGTGTTGGTGTTATTTATACTTTATAATGCAAAGTCAAAGATTTCTTTGTAGTccatttttccttctttacttctttgTCTTTTGTAAAAGACAAAGTGTCCCTCGTTGGTTGTAGAAtgtctttttcttcattttataATGAATTACTCTTTGTTCGGCTTGTAAAGAGCTAGTAAAAGGAAGTGGTCTCGCGCACATGAGAAGTTGGTCCTGAAGGCAAAACGGGTCGATTTGTCCCCACCCCCTGCGCGCGACATATACGTGAGGCCTAATCCAAATCTGGTTTTGCTAAAATTATGTCCAAATTCTTTCTCTTTGAATAGGATTTTGTAACGTCCAATTTAATTTTTGTAACAGCCATGATTTAATTTTTGTAACGGCTCCATTTTAATTTCTGTAACAGCTACAGATTAATTTCTTCATCTGTAACTGTTCAGCAGCTTTGCTTACAAAAGGCAGCCTTCTTTGTGAATAATCCAACATAGAAAAAAACATTCATCTTCTTTTCTACTTCAACCAAATTATGGGCAATTGTTTTGTGCAAATTTCAAACTTTCAACCATGGGTGCACGTGTCTGGAGGTATTGTGGAACCTTGGGGAGCGATCGGTCTTAACGATTTGCACTCAGTCGGGCCGAAATCTCTTTCAAGGCAGTGGCTTACCACAACGCAGTATTTTTCGATAAGTTGTTCTTGTTTCCGTCTTGCTCTTAGTCAATAGTATCTTCTGATTTTTCTTATAATTTGAAAGCGATTCTTACATAATATATTGACTAATGGCTACCACTTTGAACAAAACACTTCCTACTCTTGAACCTTTAGATGGAAACAATTATAAGCGTTGGTCCCAgaaacttttaattttctttgAATAGTTAGAAGTTGATTACGTTTAGTTTAATGAACCACCTGTTGATGTGGTTGCTGATAGTTCTAATGTTGCTACTACTGTTGTTGTTGATTATGCTGTTAAGAAAAAATTTGAAAAGGATAATAAAACTGTTCGAGGGCATCTGCTTAACCATATGACTAACCCTCTCTTTGATttgtttataaattataaatCTGCTAAAGTTATATGGGACAGTTTGGAGAAGACATATGGTACAGATGACGCAGGAAAAAAGAAATACATGGTTGGAAAGTGGATCAAGTTTCAGATGGTTGATGATAAGCCAATCATAGAGCAGGTTCACGAGTATGAGAACTTGACTGCTGATGTTTTGAACGAAGGCATCGAGATGTGTGAGATTCTTCAGGCTAATGTTCTGCTTGAAAAGTTTCCACCTTCTTGGAGTGATTACAGGAATCAACTCATGAAACACAAGAAGAAAAACTTAACTCTTCTAGAACTGATCAGTCACATGAGGACTGGAGAAGCAAACAGTCTCAAGTATGAGGAGTCTGAACGACTTAAGGATAAGATGAAATCTCTCTTAATTCTTCTAAAGCTAACCTTGTGCAATCTTCTAGTACTTTTGTAAAAGACTAGTTTAAAGTAAAACAGAAGAAAGGACATGTGAAGAAGTAGAATTACTTGAATAAGCCATAGGTCCATATTCAAAATTCGAAAGGACCTTGCTATGTCTGCAGTAAAATTGGTCACAAGGCCTTTCAGTGCAACCAGAGACAAGGACAAAGCTCTAAGTAGGGAGGAAAAGCTCCAGTCCAAGCTAACCTTACTGAGGGTGATGATGTCATTGTTGATGTGGTCGTTGAGGCGAACATGGTGGCTAACAAGACTGACTGGATACTGGACATAGGCGCTTCAAGGCACTTTTGCGCCAACAAGGAGCTGTTTCACGACTTTGAGAAATCTGATGATGGTGAGTGTGTCTACATGGGTAACTCCACTACAGTTGGAGTTATGGGTAAAAGAAAAATTCTCCTTAAGTTAACTTCTCGTAAAACCTTAGCTTTGAACAATGTTCTGTATGTACCCTCCCTTCGTAGAAACTTAGTTTGTGGTGCGCTTATCAACAAAGCAGGTCTTAAACTTATTTTTGAATCTGATAAAGTTGTTATTTCTCGTGAGGGAGACTTTATTGGGAAGGGTTACCTTAGTGGGGGTTATTTGTATTAGACATCGCTTAAGAGATTACTAACAATGCTAGTACTTTCAATTCTGCTTATATTGTTAAGTCTATTGATTTGTGGCATGGTAGACTAGGTCATATTAATATTGCTTCTATTAAAAAACTTAGAAAAATAGAATTAAAATCTACAGTTAATGTtgataatttttctaagtgtcaTGTTTGTGTAGATGCAAAACATACCAAAGCCTTTTAAGAATGTAACTAGTAGAAAGACAGAATTGTTTGAACTAGTGCATTAAGACTTAGCAGATTTCAAGAACACTGTTAGTAAGGGTGGAAAGAAATACTACATCACCTTTGTAGATGACTTTTCTAGATACACTAAAGTATATCTTCTTAAGTCAAAAGATGAGGCTGAAAGCATATTTTTAAAATACAAGGCAGAAGTAGAGAAtcaattagacagaaaaatagagACTTAGGTCTGACAGGGATGATGAATCGAGACTTAGGTCTGACAGGCATGATATGTTCTTAATAAAGTCCCTCATAAGAAGTTAGATAAAATCTCGTATAAGTTATGGAAAAGGGTTTGCCCCTAACTTGAAAATTCTGAAAGTGTAAGGGTGTTTGGCTAAGGTTGGTGTATCTGATTTTAAACAAGTAATTGTTGGACCCAAGACTTTTGATGATATTTTCATTGGTTATGCTCAAAATAGTGTTGCGTATAGATTTATATCTTTGAATGATAATTCTATTTGTGAATCTAGAGATGCAGATTTTTTTGTGCATGTTTTTCCATTGAAAAATAATGTGCCTAGTGATGTGCTTAATAATGCTTCTACATCTATGCCTGTTAATTCTCATATTGTACCTTCTTCTAGTGTTACTGCTAATGAACATGAAAATAAACTTAGAAGGAGTAAGAGGCGTAGAATTGAAGCCATCTTTGGTCCTGACTTTATCACTACTTTCTTGACTGAAAATATTGATCTTGATATTTTGAGTAATGAATTAGTGTCAATCTTTTTAATAGAAGAAGACCCTAAGATTTATAATGAAGTAACAAGGTCAATAGATGCTAGTTTTTGGAAAGAGGC containing:
- the LOC104087240 gene encoding uncharacterized protein, producing MVCEKCEKKLSKVIVPDKWKEGASNTTEGGGRKINENKLLSKKKRWTPYGNTKCMICKQQVHQDGKYCHTCAYSKGVCAMCGKQVLDTKLYKQSNV